The window ATGAAAGTTGTAAATTAACACAACATAGTCTacaacaaatgcgaagcaaatatatcggagtcacagttcggattccgaagcgcattgagcacaagagaggcgatcttcagtctgcaagttttaattcaaagatggagagacatgcacaaggacgtccacttgtgcttcatcgacttctccaaggcgttagacaaggtcaaacatgataaactcatggaaatgctcaggaagatgcatattgatggcaaggatctgcgcataataaccagtctctattggaaccaaagtgctgagataaagatgggcaacttacacagtgggaagatagatattaaaaagggtgtacgacagggatgcgtcctctcgccactcctgttcaatatatactctgaacaaatcttcagagaagcactgggagaagtttcggagggtatcaaagtaaacagagaggtaatcaataatattagatacgctgacgacacagttattagcACAcacaaagcatacacacagcaagtcaagaatatggtttagaactcaatacaaccaaaactaaatgcatgctcatcagcagaacacaacaacctccgatgcaattaacattaaacaaccgaaaaatagaacaagtggagacatacacataccttggaaccacagtcaacacaaaatgggaccagtgaACAGAAATAAGaccacgaattgaaaaagcgcgaaacgcgttcaacaatatgaaaaagtggttcacaagcaaaatttcaatggaactaaaattaagactggtcaagtgttatgtcttcccggtcttgttctatggagcagaggcttggaccacaacggaagccaccctgaagaaactagaatcctttgagctgtggatctatcgccgtattcttcggatatcctggacagaccacatcactaacgtggaagtaatgcagagaataggcaaaagcaaagaaataatcttcaccgtaaagaaacggaagcttgagtacttcggacatgtcatgaggcatactaagtaccggctgctacagttaatagtccaaggaagaatcgacagtaggaggggaccggaaagaagacgacactcatggatgtataacctgcgacaatggtttgggctaacatcgaccgaactgttcagaggtgccgtaaacaaagtcaaaatagccttgttaatagccaacgtccgaaacggatagggcaaaggaagaagtctacgaaaaaatttttttagttagtttagttaatttgtttaaaaaattgcaaGAGATAGGTATAGAGGATGCTAATACAGATCGATAGtggaaaacatatttttctaaaataatgaatcaTATACAGagtgtcccatttgaaaaaaagaaTTAGGCGAAAATTACGCTATAGGGAAGTACtacaaaaaatgttcagaataacctgaatatttctaaaataaaaaaatgtacagggtgtcccaataaaaaaacgaagttataagcaACTTCCGATATAACTGGAATTagcaaataaatgaaaatattttcattaaatatatcACTCTTCAAAACCCTTTTACtctaattggccgtttatctACTGCACCCTGTATTGTATAACTGTGCTGATAATGTGATATATTCATATATTAATCTAAATATTTCCTAATAATTTCTCCTTTAAACTTTGTTTGGTATTgatagagagagatagagagatagAAAGAAATAAATAAGTCGTATTGTGTAAAAATAAGTATTATGTTCTACCTTtaaatattctttctttagtGCTTCATAAATGGTTCGGCGTGTTTCACGAACGATTTGGACTATCGACTTAGGCGATATAGCTGTGCTGAATGAAAGATCTTCATAATATGAATTTCTCGTTGCCAAAGCTACGAAAGCAATTTCAGGCTAATTCAATTAGGAgactgaaaataataaaaatcttgaatttatatttttagtaCGATCCATGTCTGAAAATATTTGGATAGGAgaccaaagaaaataaataatttttttttttagtgaaaATTATAACATTTTTTAAGTATATCGCAAAATATTCGAAGAAGTAAGATAAATCAATCACTTTATGTCCCTTTTTTGATGGACTTTTTCACAAAACCACTCATTTGAATAGGTCCTTGTTAAAAGTGAATCAGTTCTTATGTATCGTTTTTATTAATCACTATcactaattttttgtttttgtttcaggaaaaattttattattctaccTAATATTCTATGCTGTTTTAATAGGATTTTTTGCTGCTATGTTAGCAGTATTCTACCAAACATTAGATTCCAAAAAACCCAAATGGGAATTAGACAATGGTTTAATTGGAAATAATCCAGGTAagtaagataatcaaatttgagtagtgtagaattttttattgtccacaatattttttttattttattcatgtaGCACAATTTATGtagttaatttgtttaaaaactttcGAATACACTGATATATTTTTCCCGTACAAAGGGCATCAATAATTCGACAGTACACTTAAACAGCAGTTTTTAccgaagaaaaatattttttcaataataaattagacAAATTCTTTTTATCCATAAACCCTCTGATCCGTTTACTGTTCAAGGCCATCCAAGTTGATATGTTTTAATCGAAGCAGGCTATGGCATAGGAAAAAGATATGATACTATAACTAACTACTATTATGAAAAAAACTTCTATATGGTGTGTATAACTTTTTTGATGGAAATTTTTCTATGTACATTgtgaatattttgttaatatttaaatcCTCAGATAAGAATAATTTCGACGAGTCTGTCAAACTATAATGACTTTTTCTGACTCTGAAAGACACTATATGCTGCATTATACAGTTTTTTGTTTCCATAGAAACTTGATGACGATGGTGTCCATGACTTCCTCTAGTATCTTTTGGAGCGTGATCCGTCAATTTTAGTGACTTTTGTAGAACTTCcaacttttttttccaattcttcTTGTGTTTCATCATTTACATTATAACGGATTCTATAACTAAAGGTGGCATCATGAAGACGTGCAGAGTCCTTTGATACTCGTGGTCTTCGTTGCTGTACAGCTTGTACAGTAATTaatccgtatatatatatatatatatatatatatatatatatatatatatatatatatatatatatatatatatattgtaaaaactacgaccgtcaatttatatttctaaagtattcaactagtgaattcagaggtttaatcggtcattcaggttggcgaataaaaaaagaagtcaactacttcataagtttatcgaagacgtttcgctttatatttctaaagcttctaaaatataacaaatgacatagggtttataagaaatacagatgtttatagttcataacttacaactcaatatgtagtatattatcgatgttatcatatatctactgcacactttactcattatttaaaactaacttcaccaaaaaagaaaaaacaaaaaacaaaaaacaacacacaaactttgctgaaaataatgttcatattcgtaaatatgaatatttaaaagtttccctatttccaagtttcattaaaacataaattaaaaataatatatcaaaatatttccgccatacaaattccacccgtccaactaattatgcaatgtcccctgtagaagttcataattgtctcaaaccttggaatttggtgacacatggcccttaaataaaaaaattttcagtatcgcgtcaagttgtttgctagattgcaataaatcagaactttgttggtcttcagcggagaaccatctaaatgaagccaaatgttcgtttaaaattttttaaatattcatatctacgaatatgaacattattttcggcaaagtttgtgtgttgttttttgttttttgttttttcttttttggttaagttagttttaaataatgagtaaagtgtacagtagatatatgataacatcgataatatactacatattgagttgtaagctatgaactataaacatctgtatttcttataaactctatgtcatttgttatattttagagaactgatgaagctttagaaatataaagcgaaacgtcttcgataaacttatgaagtagttgacttctatttttatttgccaacctgaatgaccgattaaacctctgaattcactagttgaatactttagaaatatatatatatatatatatatatatatatatatatatatatatatatatatatatatatatatatatatatatatatatatatatatatatattttggccATCTGTCGACTTCCTTGAGTTGAACTTTCTAATAATTTGAATTCTTGCTAGTTCCAGTATTTGTAGAAAACGCCTAAACCTAACGCCCTTACAATCTGGTCCTTACAATATTCGATTCTTGAATCAGATTGATTATCAAATCGAATTCATTATCGAATTGAATTGATTATCGAAtcaattatcgaatcgaatcaatTATCGAATTGAATCGATTATCGAGCCGATTATCGAATTGAATCGATTATCGAGCcgattatcgaatcaaatcgattatCCATTCGAATTGAATCTAATCAAATATCGAaccgaatcgattatcgaatcaaatagaaataaaataaaatagaataaattcaaataaataaattaaagtaaatcAATCATCATAAATAAAACCATCGCTCCTTGCTTAGAAGAAAAGAATGCTATGCTTCCTCCCTGGTCACTCCCGGAGTGCCACTTCCCGTTTTTATTATGGGTTTATAGATAATTTATAGATAGATCTTTAATTATGATTAGCAAACATTGTGAATTAACAAAGTCAAATGAAATGATTTTTAAACACTGTTTCCAAAATTGTTTACAGCTTCTAAATGTATTGTcacttaaaaaaatgtataaaatttcttaaaaactaatcttttcaattttgttttaggTTTAGGATTTCGACCAATGCCTCCAGAAAGTAATGTAGAAAGTACATTAATTTGGTATAAAAGTAGTGATAAGGGAAATGTCCATTATTGGCAAAGTGAACTTAAGAAATTCTTAAAGGGTAAGTATTAGGTAATTTAAGTATTAACAAAGAATATAGATAGACGCATATGGAAGGAGCTTTCACTGTCATTTTTTAGTCTCGGCAAAGGTTATACACATTTTATAGATGTGTGAGAAGAATAAGAAATTGATCAAGATTTCAGTTTCTTATTTgtaccactaaggagcggtcatgtcagctctattactgcttctaaaattagaaagagtggggcaacaaatccaacattaaatttttgcattttaaaaaattagagATCAAATCCTACTTATAcaccatattttttttttaaataaaatattattttaacttttaataacagaatctttttagaaaaaatattgtgattaaattttttttaaattttgtacaaatctacaaataatataattaaaactctcttcttataaactataaataaaattaattaaaagtcatTCACCGGGAGAGAAAACCCAAATAATTGTAAAGTGTTTCGGTCAAAAAACAATTCCTGATCTCGTTAGTACGCTAGAATTGCTTTTTAGCGCATACctcaaagaattattttttacaatttgaaaattcGAAATCATTAAGTAGaattttggatttttaaatttaaaaaataaataagcaaatcTCAAATAATGCCTCTCTAGGGAAGATCAGGAAAAAAGGGCAACCTCTTAGGATAAAAACAGACTTCGAAAAAATACCATCACCCCTTTGCAACAGTGTTGCTAAGAAACCAAGGGGCTCTAACGATTAGACTAGGTCATAAAGCACCGTGACAAAAGTATTCAGAATGGTGGTAGCACACAGACATCATCCTGATACTCAACCAGATCGGGCTCAAGCAAATTTGATCATTAACAAACTGGAAACTATTCATGAAAAGTTACTGTTAAATATCTCTAAGTATCTCTAAGTATCTCttagtatctcagtttcggtcttcctcttgttctttttcctactggcatctttttgaatattttgtttggcaTTTCgctttcttccattctttcttcAGAAAATATACCAGGAATGCTTTTAGTTGTTATTAAAAGATTATGGATGAAAAGTTTCTGcgaaatgaaaaaatttaaaaatttagtaaaaagttttattgaatattttttggAACAGGAcaattttttaatgaaataatttcgaaaatagtctaaaaagtttaatgaatagtcttaaaaaaatgaaatttttggttgaatcaattttgaaaaatttttaaaatgtttcgtaAATTTTTGAGCaggaaaacagtataataaaaagttaccTGACGGTTTTGTGAGGTGTTGTGTTGGAACAAACacatttttaattcaaaattataaaatttattattttattttattaattataaaaataaagatttgattgtgaaaaaaaaaacaaaaaataaaacaatttgcgaatcaatggcatcgaaattttATTAAGCGTGGATGTGTTAAATAGCTCAGTGCGTAGTCCTGTTCCACTTTACCCTAACTATAGTTTTCAGGAGGTTTTAAGCCGAGGCCACGGTTTGAGTTTATGCAATGAAGTCGTCCTCTTCAGGAGTGTTTTGGTGTATAATAtccgtaaccaaatcgcccattcGAAATATTCTATGCGTCTATAATTGTACTGTAGAAGCGAAAAAATTTCAAACCAATCGGATTTTGTCGATAAGTAGTGACTATTGATCTTGAATAATAAGAATTACGTGATATGCAAAATTTGATATGAAGATATCAGTAATATTTTatgtatgttaatttttttattttagcttaTCATAAAGAAAATAATCCAAACTACAATAATGTTGAACAATGCAGTATGTTTGTCAGTCCGACGCCAGGTAAAGTTTGTGATGTTAAAATGACTCCCCAGAAATGGCATCCTTGTTTAGAAGAAGCCGGATTTGGATTCGAAGACGAAAAAGGAGGTCCCTGTATTTTCCTTAAACTTAACAAGGTAATGTTTCTTCATTTTAATTACTTGTGATTATATTACAA of the Diabrotica undecimpunctata isolate CICGRU unplaced genomic scaffold, icDiaUnde3 ctg00002926.1, whole genome shotgun sequence genome contains:
- the LOC140432129 gene encoding sodium/potassium-transporting ATPase subunit beta-2-like, whose translation is KILLFYLIFYAVLIGFFAAMLAVFYQTLDSKKPKWELDNGLIGNNPGLGFRPMPPESNVESTLIWYKSSDKGNVHYWQSELKKFLKAYHKENNPNYNNVEQCSMFVSPTPGKVCDVKMTPQKWHPCLEEAGFGFEDEKGGPCIFLKLNK